Proteins encoded within one genomic window of Oncorhynchus nerka isolate Pitt River linkage group LG17, Oner_Uvic_2.0, whole genome shotgun sequence:
- the LOC115145407 gene encoding vitellogenin: MRAVVLALTLALVASQSVNFAPDFAASKTYVYKYEALLLGGLPEEGLARAGVKVISKVLISAVAENTYLLKLVNPEIFEYSGVWPNDPFVPAAKLTSALAAQFLIPIKFEYADGVVGKVFAPTAVYETVLNVHRGILNILQLNIKKTQNVYELQEAGAQGVCKTHYVIREDAKAERIHLTKSKDLNNCQQRIMKDFGLAYTEKCVECRQRGEALMGAATYKYLMKPSANGALILEATVTELHQFTPFNEMSGAAQMEAKQMLTFVEIKKDPIIVPDNNYVHRGSIRYEFATEILQMPIQLLKISNARAQAVKILNHLVTYNTAPVHEDAPLKFLQFIQLLRVASSETINAIWAEFKAKPAYRHWILDAVPSIGRSVAVRFIKEKFLAGDITIFEAAQALVAAVHMVAADLETVKIVESLAFNHKIQTHPVLREIAMLGYGTMVSKYCVEYPNCPAELVKPIHELAVQAVANSKFEELSMVLKALGNAGHPASIKPITKLLPVFGTAAAALPLTVQADAVLALRNIAKREPRMVQEVAVQLFMDKTLHPELRMLACIVLFETKPPMGLVITLASILKTEKNLQVASFTYSHMMSLTRSTAPDFASVAAACNVAVKMLSTKFRRLSCHFSQAIHLDAYSNPLRIGAAASAFYINDAATLFPRTVVAKARTYFAGAAADVLEVGVRTEGIQEALLKLPPAPENADRITKMRRVIKALSDWRSLATRKPLASIYVKFFGQEIAFANIDKSIIEQALQLANSPSARALGKNALKALLAGATFQYVKPLLAAEVRRIFPTAVGLPMELSYYTAAVAKAYVNVRATLTPALPEPFHAAQLLETNIELHAEVRPNIVMHTFAVMGVNTAFIQAAIMTRAKVRTIVPAKFAAQLDIANGNFKLEAFPVSPPEHIAVAHIETFAVARNMEDVPVERITPLIPAQGVARSAQQSRDKFTSMIAASAASFAGSLSRSSEILSSDLPSNFKPIIKAIVVHLEETICVERLGVKACFEFASDSAAFIRNTLFYYMIGKHSVLISVKPSASEPAIERLEFEVQVGPKAAEKIIKVITMNEEEEAPKGKTVLLKLKKILVPDRKNGTRDSSSSSSSHSSSSCSRSNKSESSSSSSSSSSRISEPDGPDQPYDPNDRKFKKNHKDSQATSNIISRSKSSASSFHAIYKQDKFLGNKHAPKVIILFRLVRADNKIEGYQVTAYLNKATSRLQIIMAALDENDNWKLCADGVLLSKHKVTAKIAWGAECKDYNTFITAETGLVGPSPAVRLRLSWDKLPKVPKAVWRYVRIVSEFIPGYIPYYLADLVPIQKEKNSEKQIQFTVVATSERTLDVILKTPKMTLYKLGVNLPCSLPIESMTDLSPFDDNIVNQIHYLFSEVNAVECSMVGDTLTTFNNRKYPVKMPLSCYQVLAQDCTIELKFMVLLKKDHASEQNHINVKISDIDVDLYPEDNDVIVKVNEMEISKDNLPYQDPSGSIKIKQKGEGVSLYAKSHGLQEVYFDSNSWKIKVVDWMKGQTCGLCGMADGEDRQEYRTPSGRLTKSSVSFAHSWVLPSDSCRDASECLMKFESVKLEKQVIVDDRESKCYSVEPVLRCLPGCLPVRTTPTTIGFHCLPVDSNLNRSEGLSSIYEKSVDLMEKAEAHVACRCSEQCI, translated from the exons CCCCTGATTTTGCTGCCAGTAAGACCTATGTGTACAAGTATGAGGCACTGCTCCTGGGTGGTCTGCCTGAGGAGGGTCTGGCTAGAGCTGGAGTAAAAGTCATCAGCAAAGTTCTTATCAGTGCAGTTGCAGAGAATACCTACTTGCTGAAG CTTGTGAACCCTGAGATCTTTGAGTACAGTGGTGTGTGGCCCAACGATCCTTTCGTCCCAGCTGCAAAACTCACTTCAGCCCTGGCTGCTCAGTTCTTGATTCCCATCAAGTTTGAGTATGCCGATGGTGTTGTGGGTAAGGTATTTGCCCCCACTGCTGTCTATGAAACAGTGCTGAATGTCCATAGAGGTATCCTGAACATTCTTCAGCTCAACATCAAGAAGACACAAAACGTCTATGAGTTGCAGGAG GCTGGAGCTCAGGGAGTGTGCAAGACCCACTATGTGATCAGGGAAGATGCCAAGGCAGAGCGCATCCATTTGACCAAGAGCAAGGATCTCAATAACTGCCAGCAGAGAATCATGAAGGACTTTGGTCTGGCTTACACAGAGAAGTGTGTAGAGTGCCGGCAG AGAGGGGAGGCCCTGATGGGAGCTGCCACTTACAAATACCTCATGAAGCCCTCTGCCAATGGTGCTCTGATCTTGGAGGCCACTGTTACTGAGCTCCATCAGTTCACACCATTCAATGAGATGTCAGGAGCTGCCCAAATGGAAGCAAA ACAAATGTTGACTTTCGTTGAGATCAAGAAGGATCCAATTATTGTCCCCGATAATAACTATGTTCACCGTGGATCCATCCGGTATGAGTTTGCCACTGAGATTCTCCAGATGCCCATTCAGCTCCTTAAGATCAGCAACGCACGTGCTCAG GCTGTGAAGATCCTGAATCATCTGGTCACATACAACACGGCACCGGTCCATGAAGATGCTCCTCTTAAGTTTCTGCAGTTTATTCAGCTCCTGCGCGTGGCAAGCTCTGAGACTATTAATGCCATCTGGGCTGAGTTCAAGGCCAAACCAGCTTACAG ACACTGGATCCTGGATGCTGTCCCCTCCATCGGAAGATCAGTGGCTGTGAGATTCATCAAGGAGAAGTTTTTGGCTGGTGACATCACTATTTTTGAGGCTGCTCAGGCTCTGGTTGCCGCTGTGCATATGGTGGCTGCTGATCTGGAGACTGTCAAGATTGTTGAA AGCCTGGCTTTCAACCACAAGATTCAGACACACCCAGTTCTACGTGAGATCGCCATGCTTGGTTATGGTACCATGGTTTCCAAATACTGTGTTGAATATCCCAACTGCCCCGCTGAACTTGTGAAG CCCATCCACGAACTTGCTGTTCAGGCTGTTGCTAATAGCAAATTTGAGGAACTCTCCATGGTTCTTAAAGCTCTGGGTAATGCTGGCCATCCTGCTAGCATTAAACCAATCACAAAGCTCCTGCCCGTGTTTGGAACTGCAGCTGCTGCTCTGCCCCTGACAGTCCAGGCTGATGCAGTCTTGGCCCTGAGGAACATTGCTAAGAGGGAGCCTAGAATG GTCCAGGAAGTTGCTGTGCAGTTGTTCATGGACAAGACTCTCCACCCAGAGCTCCGCATGCTTGCCTGCATTGTTTTGTTTGAGACAAAGCCCCCAATGGGCCTGGTGATTACTTTAGCTAGCATTCTGAAAACAGAGAAAAATCTGCAGGTGGCTAGCTTCACCTACTCTCACATGATGTCCCTGACCAGGAGCACCGCCCCTGACTTTGCCTCAGT TGCTGCTGCCTGCAATGTTGCTGTCAAGATGCTCAGCACCAAATTTAGAAGATTGAGCTGCCACTTCAGTCAAGCCATCCACCTGGATGCCTATTCCA ATCCCCTGAGGATTGGTGCTGCTGCCAGTGCTTTCTACATCAACGATGCTGCCACCCTTTTCCCCAGAACTGTCGTGGCCAAAGCTCGCACCTACTTTGCTGGAGCAGCTGCTGATGTTCTTGAG GTTGGAGTGAGAACTGAGGGAATCCAGGAGGCTCTTCTGAAATTACCCCCAGCTCCTGAAAATGCTGACAGGATCACCAAGATGAGGCGTGTCATTAAGGCT CTGTCTGACTGGAGGTCCCTAGCCACAAGAAAGCCCCTAGCCTCTATATATGTGAAGTTCTTTGGACAGGAAATTGCCTTTGCCAACATCGACAAGTCCATCATCGAACAGGCACTTCAG CTTGCCAACAGTCCTTCTGCACGCGCTTTGGGAAAAAATGCCTTGAAGGCACTGTTGGCTGGAGCAACTTTCCAGTATGTTAAGCCCCTGCTGGCTGCAGAGGTGCGTCGCATCTTCCCCACCGCTGTTGGTTTGCCCATGGAGCTCAGTTACTACACTGCTGCTGTCGCTAAAGCATACGTCAATG TCCGTGCCACTCTGACACCTGCTCTGCCTGAACCCTTCCATGCTGCCCAGCTATTGGAAACAAACATTGAGCTACACGCCGAAGTTAGACCAAA CATTGTCATGCATACATTTGCTGTGATGGGAGTGAACACTGCATTCATCCAGGCTGCTATTATGACAAGAGCTAAGGTCCGCACAATTGTCCCTGCAAAATTTGCAGCACAGCTTGACATCGCTAATGGCAACTTCAAGTTGGAAGCTTTCCCTGTTTCCCCTCCTGAGCATATTGCTGTCGCACA CATTGAGACCTTTGCTGTGGCAAGAAATATGGAGGATGTCCCAGTCGAGAGAATAACTCCCTTGATTCCTGCCCAAGGAGTAGCAAGAAGCGCACAGCAGTCCAGGGATAAGTTCACATCTATGATTGCAGCCTCTGCTGCCTCTTTTGCTGGAAGTTTG TCAAGATCTTCCGAGATCCTCTCTTCTGATTTGCCATCCAACTTCAAGCCCATCATTAAGGCAATTGTAGTCCATCTTGAGGAGACAATCTGTGTCGAAAGGCTTGGAGTCAAAGCATGCTTTGAATTTGCCTCAGACAGTGCTGCCTTCATCAGAAACACTCTTTTCTACTACATGATTGGAAAGCATTCAGTCCTTATTTCTGTGAAACCAT CAGCATCTGAACCCGCCATCGAGAGGCTGGAGTTTGAAGTGCAAGTTGGACCCAAGGCTGCAGAAAAGATTATCAAAGTCATCACCATGAACGAAGAGGAGGAAGCTCCCAAGGGAAAAACTGTACTGTTGAAGCTCAAGAAAATTCTGGTGCCTGATCGGAAGAACGGCACCAGAGATTCCTCTAGTTCCAGCAGCTCTCACTCTAGTAGTTCCTGCTCTAGATCCAACAAATCAGAGAGCAGCAGCTCTTCCAGCTCCTCCAGCTCCCGCATCTCCGAG CCCGACGGCCCCGACCAGCCTTACGACCCCAACGACCGCAAATTCAAAAAGAATCACAAG GACTCTCAAGCCACCTCCAATATCATCTCCAGAAGCAAGAGCAGTGCCTCTAGCTTCCATGCCATCTACAAGCAG GACAAATTCCTTGGCAATAAACATGCCCCTAAGGTGATCATCCTCTTCCGTTTAGTGAGAGCTGACAATAAGATAGAGGGATACCAGGTTACTGCTTACTTGAACAAAGCTACTTCCAGACTGCAGATCATTATGGCTGCCCTTGATGAGAACGACAACTGGAAACTGTGTGCTGATGGTGTTCTGCTCAGCAAACACAAAGTCACT GCCAAGATTGCTTGGGGTGCAGAGTGCAAGGATTATAACACCTTTATCACTGCTGAGACTGGTCTTGTTGGTCCAAGCCCTGCAGTTCGTCTGAGGTTGTCTTGGGACAAACTCCCCAAGGTTCCCAAGGCTGTTTGGCGCTATGTTAGGAT CGTGTCTGAATTCATCCCTGGGTACATCCCATATTACCTGGCTGACTTGGTTCCAATTCAAAAAGAAAAAAATAGTGAGAAACAGATTCAATTCACTGTGGTTGCAACATCTGAAAGGACCCTGGATGTCATTCTGAAAACACCCAAG ATGACACTGTATAAACTGGGTGTGAACCTCCCCTGTTCTCTGCCCATTGAGTCTATGACTGATCTTTCTCCCTTTGATGACAACATTGTTAACCAAATCCACTACTTGTTTTCTGAAGTCAACGCAG TTGAATGTAGCATGGTCGGAGACACATTGACAACATTCAACAACAGGAAGTACCCGGTCAAAATGCCTCTCTCCTGCTACCAAGTTTTGGCTCAGGATTGCACCATAGAGCTCAAATTCATGGTTCTGCTGAAGAAGGATCACGCATCTGAACAAAACCACATCAATGTGAAAATCTCTGACAT TGATGTTGACCTGTACCCTGAGGACAATGATGTGATAGTGAAGGTCAATGAAATGGAAATTTCCAAGGACAACCTCCCATACCAGGACCCCTCAG GTTCTATCAAGATCAAACAGAAGGGTGAAGGCGTGTCTCTCTATGCCAAAAGCCATGGTCTCCAAGAAGTCTACTTTGACAGCAACTCATGGAAG ATTAAAGTTGTGGACTGGATGAAGGGACAGACCTGTGGACTCTGTGGAATGGCTGATGGCGAAGACAGACAGGAGTACCGTACACCCAGTGGCCGCCTGACCAAGAGCTCAGTCAGCTTTGCCCATTCCTGGGTGCTTCCTTCTGATAGCTGCCGTGATGCGTCTG AATGTCTCATGAAGTTCGAGTCTGTGAAGCTGGAGAAGCAGGTGATTGTTGATGACAGGGAGTCCAAATGCTACTCTGTTGAGCCTGTGCTGCGCTGTCTGCCTGGATGCCTCCCAGTGAggaccacccccaccaccatcgGTTTCCACTGCCTGCCCGTCG ATTCCAACCTGAACCGCTCTGAAGGTCTGAGCAGCATCTATGAGAAGAGTGTGGACCTGATGGAGAAGGCAGAAGCCCATGTGGCCTGTCGCTGCTCTGAGCAGTGCATTTAG